TAGTCACAACCTCAGTGTGTCCCTGTCCAACAAGGCTATTCTATGAAAACTGTATGAAGTGTGACACAATTCTCCGATAAGCttaaacacagattttttttttcttttaggtaACACTAAGCACGTCCTGTACTCCAGCACAACAAACTCTTCCCTCCCAGCACTCCTCTCTCcaactctcactcacacacttcctGCAAACCTACTAACTCTAACTAACCTCTCGCAAGATTTCAGAGCGAGACTTCTGTTTCAGGTTGGACCCTTATAATAACAACCTTAGCCTGTCAGTGGCAAATCAAGCACTTTCAGTGGATGTACTTTGAGGTCGCAATTGCCCCTAAGGATTGTATTGCAGCTCATTTTGCGGCTGTTGGCTGAAGCGGTCTTGCTCAATTCTAGACCAATTCCAAAAATTTTCCTCCCTGTCAGTCATTTAGAcccaaaatgatggaaaaatacGGATCAGGCTTAAAAATACCAGTATTACCCTTTATTATCCCTTGTCCAAATGAGTATTTGTATAGCTTAGATATATTGCTCTGCATGAGCATATCACTAATACTTTGTAAAGAAACCAGGAAATACACCTGGCAAGAAATCAGTCTGTGACTTTACTTAAACCTCTTCATGTTTCTGGCTGGTAGGTAGGGTGCCtttattgcatgttttgttGTCCTTTTCTGATGTgtattatataatttttttgtttgtttgtttgtttttgtttttgctttggacCACCCAGTTTCCCATGTACATTACATTTATGATTAATATTAAGTTGAAGGGtcagtttctgtgtgacggtCAGTATGTAATGCAGTAATATAAGACTTTTATTCACTTTGTTCTCACCAGGGAGCTCACTCTGTTTTGGAGCAAGCTGCTGAAGCGATTAGAGCCATCAGAGCAGGCCTTCCTCGACCGATGCCGGCAGATGTCTTTACTGTCTAAAACAGTGTATCACATTCTCTTCCTCATCAAGGTCATCCAATCGGAGGTCAGTAAACAGTCAGCTATTGTCTTGTTTATCAGATATGGGCCGTATGAAGCAGGGGAGGTCACTCTCACCCCTTGTGGAAATTACTTAGAAAGAATGACAGGGTTTTCCCTGGGGCTTCACAGATTgaaaaaataagccgaagtgatacctcttctctgaatagacaagctaagccagtgtgctgctgttagccagtgaaaatacagcggagtggacaactcttcactttgttacacaatctatgtcagtgcgctgcggtagctggagagtttctctgccctttggctcgtgcggtgccggtgcagttgttatgtcaaattccgcgttagaaatagattccgttttatttggctaatctgCACGCTTCACACAAGTCACGCAAATGGCCAATGGATCACGggtatttgcgagcgcttgtgtttttcgcgctaggggattcatacattccaccaccgcctagcctacagcggatgtgttgcggctgaaagccatcctctcagcgttcaagcagaaactattcgctgcagtgattggttaattccgttgtcagtatttcatgacgtatggcccagtgcccgcctaactccctccggacaatccaagctagcatcatcaacagattcctaaaggagccgcagattgaatatgtcgatgtgcgttttttcccctttcctcgttcatttgatctaggcggtcggtgaaaacgtctaggcggtgcgcctaagaaattataaggcagggaaaaccctgaatGACTAGAATTCCTCTTaagatattttattaaaaatgtcggtacatattattttgaaattagaATGACTTATTTAGTCtgaatgtaaaaacaatacTATGCAATTATGTGTAGGCTGATAAATGAACAGTGCAATATAGTGATTTTATTGTTAGTAGcagttagtttaaaaaaaaaaaaaaagtacttccACCAGGGAAACTGCTTGCACATAATTATGCATACATTATTTTGGATTCATGTAACAagaaattttgagaaaaaatcTTCTCAAGGACAGTTGTAACCAACATGGGTTATGATGTCCTATTATTCTCTTTAGTAATTATTAAATTGACTCAACTGTTTGTGCTCAACTCTCAGTGATCAGAAATTAAGGTCCTCTACTGGTCAAATTTTGGTTATTTGTTTTGGCTTGTAAGTTTGTCTACCCCACTATCATTTGGAAGAGTTAAAATACTCTAAAATCTAGCCTAATCTAGTGTGCATATATTGGAAGAGACTCTTGAGTTCTTGACTAGTTTCCTGCCTTCTCTGTATCAGCTTAAATGACACATCCCTTCTTTTTATTCACAGCTTGACAACGCTGGACTGCCAGTGTGCATCGAAATGTGCATAAGGGCTTTGCAGTTGGAATCAAGTGATGGGAACACAAAAGCCACTGTATGTAAAACTATTTCTTGTTTGCTTCCTACTGACCTGGAAGTCAAGCGAGCCTGCCAACTTACAGAGTTCCTCCTGGAGCCCACTGTGGATTCATATTATGCTGTAGAGACTCTTTACAATGAACCGGATCAGAAACTAGAGGAAGAGAATATGCCTGTCCCCAACTCGCTACGCTGTGAGCTCCTGCTGGTTTTTAAGACCCAGTGGCCTTTTGATCCAGAATTCTGGGACTGGAAAACACTGAAGCGTCAGTGTCTTGCGATGATGGGTGAAGAGGCTTCCATAGTGTCATCCATTGACTTGTTGAATGATTGTGAAAGCCCTGGGGCTCctgaggaagagggagagggctTCAGTCAGGAAGGGTTTAAGGATGTCACAGACTGCTTTGTGAACACCACCAATGAACTGAAGGAAATAACcgacaagagacagaaaaacaaagagctcAAGAAATTAAGAGAAAAAGGTTTTATATCTGCCAGGTTTAGAAACTGGCAGGCATATATGCAgtactgtgtgttgtgtgacaaaGAATTTCTAGGCCATCGGATTGTACGCCATGCACAGACTCATTTGAAAGGTGGACTGTACAGCTGCCCAATATGTGCTGAGACTTTTACCTCAAAAGACATTTTGGTTCCCCATGTAGCATCACatgtcaagcagtcatgcaaGGAAAGGCTAActgcaatgaaaacaaacaagaaattagCTAACCCTAAAACAGCTGCCCCTGTTATTGCAGCACTAAAGGCTAAGAcagaaaatcatatttttgcTAAAGAAAATGGTGATTCCCAGGATCATAATGAGGGGTTGACTCTCACCGTTCAGACTAGAGTTACTGGATGTAAGACAGAAAATGGTGAGGAAAACACATGTCCCGTCACAAACTGTAGAAAGAGCTTCAGGTTTGTTAAAAATCTTCTTGCACATGTTAAAGCTCATGGCGACAATGAGGAGGCAAAGCGTTACCTTGAAATGCAGAGCAAAAAGGTTATCTGTCAGTACTGCCGTCGTCAGTTTGTAAATGTTACCCACCTTAATGACCACTTACAAGTCCACTGTGGTGTGAAGCCTTACATTTGTATACAGTTAAATTGCAAGGCCAGTTTTCTGTCAAATGCTGAGCTCTTAGTGCACAGGAAAGAACATGCTGTCTTCAAGGCCAGATGCATGTTTCCAAATTGTGGAAAGATTTTTAATCAAGCCTTTAAACTCTATGACCACGAGGCACAGCATTATAAAACATTCACTTGTAAAATCCCGGACTGTGGAAAGGTGTTCCATTCACAAACTCAGCTGGATTTGCACCAAGAAGAGCACTCTGTTCAAGAGGAGGAAACCCCAGCTTCAGAGCCACAGACCTCACAAAATCCAGATCTTGGTCCATCACTGATAGAGCGAATGCTCTCTGATCACACTCCGCCTACACAGGAGATTTCCAAAGACACTGAAAGCCCTTTTCACCCAGACCATGGAGTTGTGGCACAGTCCATTGAGAACTTGCTGACTTCTGCACAAAGACCTATGGAAAACTTAGGACAATATGCAGTCAAACATGAACTCCATAATGAGCCTTTTTCAGTCAGCAAGACACAGTGTTCAGATAATTCTGTAATCCAGTCTATAAATTGTCACTCATCTGAACCTAGTAGAAGTAGAAATACTTCAGATGCACATTCTTTTGATTACATGAAACCATCCCTGCAGAACCAAGTAATACCTCCATTTAAAGCTAATTTAGATGAATTGTCACATACCTGTCAAACAAATGTCTTACAAGGCCAGCCACAAATGTTCTCCAGTAATGTGAATACTGGCTCAATGAGATACAACTCTGACTGCAATGTACCATTACCAGAACAGCTCCAGGCCATGTGTACAAGCAACCTGTTAACTGTAGGCCCACCACAGGACACTATGCCAACAGCAATGTCACAACCACTTCCACCAACAGTAACTCCTCTAGCGCCAACTGGGAAGAGGCCAGAGAACTTAATGACATCCTCATCCAGTGCTGTTCcccctgcagcagagagagaacgGTATCACTGTGCATATGAAACTTGTACAAGGCACTACAGCTCCTACAGAAGCGTTACCAAGCACATGAAAGCTGTCCATCCTGAATTCTACGATCAGTGGAAACTTGCTCGAACAAAAATCAAGATTACCCACGCTGCATTACCAAGCACACTATCTGTTGGAAATCCCACATCAATTCAGAATCAACAGGTTAGTGCAGTCCCACAGAGGCAGAATGTTATTCAGCCTTCCCCTTTTACAAACATGGTTCCAAACTCAGACTATGCTACTCCACCATCCCATTCCTTGATTAATCCAAACCAGAATGCTCGAGTACAAATGGAAAATGTCTTGAATCCCATTGTTCTCTCTCAGTTAAGAAGCACTCAAAATCCATTAATACCTGTGCAGTCTCCAGTTGAAGCAAGTCATAACTGGCATTCAGCACCTGGAAATGAGCAAATTCAAAGCTGTGGCTCCTCCCAAGTATATCCATCAAACATGCAGCCGATGCCACAAATGGATACTACTAGTGGAGCTCTGGCACTTGGTATTCCACCTTGCTCCATGATGGGATCCAGCAGACCAGCAGAGCCCCTGCAGTCACCTCTGATGGAAAATAGGTCTCAGTCTGTGTTGACCTCTTATGTAGAAAGTGCAAAAGGAGTACCTCAACAAGTGGGGAGTTCTCTTCCACCATACACCTCACAGATGAAAAGCAATTTGGTCTCTAATTCTATGGCCCCAGAAATGACAAAGATAATGCAGAATACAAATTTTACATCTGCAAATACTGTATGTCAAGCAAGCCTTAACAATCAATCTCAAAATGGCGATGTCATTTCTAGAAATGAACAGGAAAATCAAAAGCGGGTAAAAAGAAGCAAAAGGACAAAGAATCCAGCCATTATTAGAGATGGCAAATTCCTTTGTTGCAGATGTTTTAGAGAATTTGACAGTCCCAAATCCCTTGGAGGCCATTTGTCCAAGCGTTCCCACTGTAAAGCATATGATGAGACAGAGTTGAACACAGACTTGCCAACATCGTTTCTTGATCTTCTCAATTCAGAACAAACAGTTAATGCCCTGCAGTCACAGTTGTCTTTTAATCCTGTTACAGTTTATCAGGAGAAGTCTTGTCAGTCAGCTACAAGTGATTCAGCAGGTCCAAAAGATTTTCCACCTCCCAGTTATCCACAAACTAATTTGCCGACATATGGACACAGTGAATCAAATGATGATATTCTCAAACAAATCATGGCAGATTCAAATATGGCAGATCTGTTTGAGCAACCACCTGTTCCCCCGCCATTGTTCCAAAACACATGTGCGCCCTATGGAGCAGTGGAGCGTTTGCCAGAAACCTCAGTTATACAGCACACTGGAAATATCCAGGTGAAGAGGGAGGACAACTCATACGCAGGCCATTATCCTCAGTCAAGTGTTGCATTTGGCACAAGTGATTTCACAGACCCACTTTTTTCTCAATCCTTTCAGAAAACTCATCTGCTGCTCTTCCTGGCAGTGTTCCGGCAGACCCTGTGACCACTGGAGGAATCCTCAGTGATGGCTGTTGTTCAAGGACAACCAGTCAGACACCTGATACAATTTCAGATACAGTGAAGCAGGCCCTGTTAGCAGATCCTCAGCTTAGTCCTGCATCAACAAGTAGCAACCAGGTTGAGATACAGAGGAGGAGCACTGAACAGGATGTCAAGAAGAGACTGAGGGAGCAGATTCTGGCTGGCGACTTTCAACGTAGAAACAACTTATGTTATTCAGGGAACACTGAACCTAATGCCAGTTTAAAGAGTCCTGGGTTATTCAGTCCAACACCTTCCAGAAATTCTGGACTTCATCAAATCCCTCAAGAAGATCAAATCCctgtaaacactgacaaagcTATTGGAGGGCAGGTTATTCAGACAAACTCTGTAATCATCCCTGCACCCTCTGGAGAAATTCAAGTagcaatgaacacacacagctttactTGTTTCAGAGAGGCCTGCACCCCACAGCATGAAGTACTAACCCCAACAAGCATTGTGGCAAATGATATAGATCATGGGCCTACCCAGTTAACTGCAAGCCAACAACAATGGATGGCAGAAATTCAAACTGCATTTGAAAAGCTAGATTTGGTCAGAGAGATACCTGATCATTTGTCATCCTCTGTGAATGAGAATAGCAATAATGTGAACAATGAAACAGGATCAGCAAAGATCGATTCACATAGCTCAGCTGTGTCAGCTCGTGTTAAACCGTTTGCCTGTGAGAGTGACACCTGTACATTTAGCTCCATGTCATCAGAGGCACTTTGGAAACACCTCTCCAAAAGTCACAACTATACACATGAGATGGTaaatttggtgaaaaaaaaacatggcaaatatGCCCCATTTGGTTGTCAGAAATGTAGTAAAGCATTCACCCGTAACTCAAACCTCCGTGCTCACTACCAGTCAGCTCATAGGTTGTCACCCAAAGAAATTGCAGATCTAGACATGAAGCGCAAGTTAGCTAAAACTGCTGCATCAGTCAGTTTTCAAAACCAGGAAGATCAAGCTCCAGTGGCTGAAACTGCCATTGATTCTCGTTCATCAGTGGAGAACACAAGCCGAGCATATTTACCCCAAGATGTAGTAAATCGGCAGTATCCATCATCAGCTTTTGGACAGCATACTAATCAGAAATTGCAAGATGACAATCACCCCAAAGGACTTCATCCCTTGCAAACAGCTCCCATGCACAACCAAGAACTGACTTCATCAGCAAATGCCCACACCTCATCATTAGTTGTACAGTCTCAACAAGCAGGCTCTACTGCTGAGCACTGGTTAGGTGGAGCACAGAGAACCTTGTCCACAGCAGCCACCCAGTATATGAATGGTAAACAAGATGGAGGCCATTCACCAGTAGTGTCTGCTCCTCCAACCCAGGGTCTCTCTGGCCCTCTTCAGGCTAGTGTGCCTGAGTCTCTAGACAAACAATCCACTATCAACAAGCAGGCAATAACTAAGCCAAACATAGATGTTACTaggaagacaaagagaagaagCTTGAATCAAACAGTGAGTTCAGTCCATATAGACCTTATCGCTGCGTTCATCAAGGCTGTTTGGCAGCCTTTACTATTCAGCATAATTTGATCCTCCACTACAGGGCTGTTCACCAGTCTGCCTTGTCAGCATTGGAGGTGAACAAAGAACAGGATCAGTCTGAGGGACTGAATGAGTCAAAAgaccctgaggaggaggagccagagtTTGAGATCCCCCAAGTTTCAGAATTCAGATGCCAAGAGAAGGACTGTTCAAGAGTTTTCCAGGAAGTTCCCAGCCTTTTGCAGCATTATCTTCAGCTCCACGAGTTCAGCCTTGATAAGGCTGGTGCTCTCCTGTCCAGCATCAACCTCGGCAGGTTTGTTTGTGGTCAGCAGGGATGCACAGCATCCTTTACTGCTTTCTGGAAGTATATTGGGCATGTCAAACAAGAGCATAAAGAGGTAAAACTGTCCAAACCCAAACCAGTGAATGTCCTGTTCAGGTGTGACATTGAAGGCTGTGACCGTGCGTATGCCACAAAGTCAAATCTACTCAGACATACAATGAAAAAGCATACTGATATTTACCAGCCTAAACGGATGACTCAAAAGATGACTGAAGAGCGTGTTAAACAGAACACTAAGAATTCCCATTACCCTATCACCAAGACAAgcaatggaaaagaaaacattgagaGCAATAAAAAGATCCTTCAGAGGACAAGTGACAAAAAGAGAGCTGACAAGGCAAAAAATAATCACTGGACTAAATATGGAAAACCGTCCTTGAAATCAAAGGAAGAGGCATCTGCGATGTGCACTAAAAAGTTTGTCCTGCAGTACCCCTGTATGATAAAGGGATGCGAGTCTGTCATGAAATCAGAGCGGAGCATAATGAAGCATTACATGGGACATGGACTCGCAGAAAAGTATCTggaagagcagaggagccaCTTCATATTCTGCAAAAAGTTACCAAGGCAGAAATGCCGCTCTATCAGGAGCGATGATTCTAAATCAGAGAATACCTCTGACCTGTCAGACACAGAGATCGTAGATACTGGCATGGAAGGCAGTGAGTATGAAAGTTCAAAGCCTGTCTTGCGGAAAAGGATGGCCACAGATATGCCTGCTCCATTTTTTAACAGCAAACTGTCAAATGATGAAAGTTCAGAACCTGCTTCTGACGGCTCAGTGGTGGTGAAGCGCAAACGAGGACGTCCGAGAAAACTGATTGAAAACATTGTGAAACGGAAGAGGATCCCAAGGTCAAGCAAAAGTCATGTAGTTTACAACAGGGATGATGAATCAGATTCCTCGTCTTGCCCTGCCCCGCTGCAGGAGGAGATGAGTGAGCAGAGCGCACCATTGAACTCTTTCAAGCCCATGGGATTTGAAATGTCCTTCTTACAGTTTTTGGAGCAGTCAAATACAACCAAACCTCCTTtgaagagcaaagtggagctgCCAGTAATGATGAGAAATGCATCCCGTTTGCACGCCAAAGAAACGTGTGTGGGATTCAGCAACCGTCAAAATCTGAAATCGCTAGACAAAGTGAAAGTCATTATCGATGGAGCCTATTCAGATGTCACTGAACTTCTGTTGAGACAACTGCAGGATATGCGGCCCACAGTgatattggaaaaaaatgactaatttttttctttcttttttttttttttaacatagaaTCTCAGGAGTAGAATGAGTGAAATCTGCTGCAGATGGTGCCCtacattcagatttttttttttttttttttttttaaattatcagttattcaaaacacattttgaaattaacTGTAATATTGTCAGTAAAATGTTTCATCTTTTTATAAGAAAGTGTATagcatgtttatatttatggACTACAGAATGAACTGAGAATCAAAATGCAAAGTAAAATGTGACATCAGTTTATGATGTCTTAATTATCCCTATGGGACTACTTACAGACAAAAGGACACTGAAATGGATTGTATTGTTGCCTATAGTTTGTGATTTTAAGATGTTGAcagttgtgtgtgcgtgtgtgtgtatatactgttttGAATCACCTACTGCCACCAGCAGTCTCAATATAATTAAATGAACAGCTTTTATTACAAGTATTACTTGctgttttattgcattgttcaacTGTGCAGTTTCCATTTGACTTTAATAGAACTTAAACGCCACccaaatgtgaaatgttaatTTCTTTGTTCTAATGCCCTctggagctgctgcattgaCAATGAATGGGAGAATAGTTTTGCAGATGGTAATGATGGTATGAATTTGCTGTAGAATTGTGTAGGTGTCAGTCAAATCAGGTAATTCTTTCTTATAGTGTCTTCAGATCTGAAATGTTCTGTTTATCCACCCAGAAGATACTCAAGTCACATTTGCcattttttcaatttctctGTAGCAGCTTCAGActatattattacattacaagTTAAAATCTTTGCTGTTTTACATGTCGTATGTGGAGAGAATCAGTCATGCTCACAAACCTTACCGTTTTCACCATGCAGGAATGGAGTGATCTTCCTCTTTTACAGCCGTTTGcaaacagcaataacaataattaaaaaaaaaaaaaaaaaaaatcaacaaataaataaataaatacatcaggGAGGAAGTGGTTCACATCTCTGCAAGGACAGGAATGAAGTTCTTAAAGCTTAGTTAAGGCGGTATTATAATCTCATTGCACTTCACATTTTCATATCTAACACAATGATATACCTGAAATGGTGtaatttaattgatttattaGTGTTTATCATACACCGTCCGAAGCCCACTGAATGTGGGACTTCAAGATGAATTAATCATATACaagaagtaaaacaaaaatgcacaaaatgtacaaatatatacatattctaGATGTCACATGTACAGTACAAAAGGGTATCTAGacaatttatatttttatgtttatcatttaaaaaaaaaaaaaaaaaacacgtttctAAACTCTTCGAAGGCTGTTTTCAGGGCCAACGGGTAGACAGTGagaatgtgtttatgttttccaTTTATACTTAAATTACATACCAGCTGCccatgttttcatgttaaaaaacaaaaaaaaacaacaacctggtTTTCAATCCAGAGACGTAAAATTCAACAGTGCTATTTATCTAACATATTTTCATAATGTTCTTCAGGGTTCCACTGTCGATGGGAAAATGAGCTCTCAGTCAGCCCAATCTAAGACAGGTCAGGCTGGTTTTTATTTGTAGACGGCTGCTGCTGTGGGCTCGCTTCTTTGCATTGTGCGAGCTGATGTGTGGCAGCCTTGTTGACAGTGGAAACAGGTGGGTGGCAGTGACAGTAAGCCCTGCCCTCCACTGGGACATAGCGCTTGCTGAAGCATTTCCAGCACTGTTTCCACACAATGTACAGCATCTCTGCAAAATTTAGGGCAATGCACAGAATAGAGGTGCAGCCCATGATGTAGAGGAACACTTTCTTCTCGGTGGCTTTGGCGATGTAGCAGTCCACCGTGTTGGGACAGGGCTCCAAGCTGCACTGAAGCAGTATGGGCACGTCAAAGCCGCTGTACAGGAAATAAAAGGCAAGCAGGGAGCCCACTTCAAAGGTTGTCTTGAAGAGCAGGCTGACAATGTAGGTGCACAGGAGGCCTCCATCGATCCTGCCCCGGTCCTCATAGAGCTTCCGGCCGTGCTTGGCCTCCCGGTACTCCCTGTATGCCACATGGAGGGCCACCAGCAGGGAAGGGGTGGACACCATGATGAGCTGGAGGGCCCAGAGGCGAACCTGGGAGATGGGGAAGAAGTGGTTGAAGCAGGCGTTTTCACAGCCGGGCTGCTTGGTGTTGCAGACAAATTCTTTCTCCTCATCCTTCCACACCTGCTCGGCCGCTGCGACGTACACCAGGATGcggaagatgaagaggatggaGAGCCAAACTCGCCCGATGACAGTGGAGTACTTGTTCACCCCGCTCAGGACACTCTCCAAAAAGCCCCAGTTCATTTTCCTGTGGTCTCCACTCTCCTGTTCAGGGAGGAAGGTCACActgactcaactggcaaaatgtgaaatattcacAGGCTTATTTTCTCAGGAAATTATCCCTAATGAAACCTAATAGTGCTTTAGCAATTTTAAGTTTGTCTGTTGTTCCTTATCATACAATACAtgctggttttttttgttttgttttgttttgtttttatcataatAGTGTCACTGTACTATTCTTACACTGTTCCTGTGTTACTCATTAATTTATAGTCACTTTGATAGGTTATTaagcttttttaaaatctcatacAGTATAATTTTCCTATGGGGAGCTTAGGTGCTGTGCTCAActacatttttattgacttgATCAATGCGATTCTTTATTTCCTATTGTATAACTAGgctataatatttctgttaaCTGTCCCATAGGGACTAATTGTGAAACCAGGTAGCTGCTATCGATCTATCTAATCAATTTGCTACTGTTTCATAAAAAAGcataatattcataataagGTATTTTGAGGGCATtgtgattttttaatatatctCACGGTCAGCCTTcaagatttgttttctttaagatATTATTGTTATCAAACTGTATTAATCATGTTGGGTCCCGCTCCCTTCCCCAAACAAAAAGTAATGTATTTATCAGGAGCGCCCATGTCCAAATTACTGTGTACTCTTCTCTTTTTTAACACATCTGGGTTTTACCCCAGATGACCTGTCTCATTTAGATAAAGTGTCTTAAAAGCTGTGGAAGCAGAGGATGAGGAGATGGAGACTTACCGCTGTAGATGTGCCTTGGCGTTACCTGAAGGTCCGTTTGGGGCTTTTTGTCTGATGccactgctgtcacacacacacacacacacctgcagggacAGCGCTGTGCCACACCTTGTGTAACCAAATGCCTTATTCAAATAGCTGCTTCATCACATGGAGGTTATATCCTCTGCCTTAGTTGCTTGAGGTGAATTTACACTGAAAAGTAATACCAATTAGTGTGTGACAAATTAAGAGCTctccaggatgttttttttttttttttttttttttttaaatgtcgaaaataaaatgcaggtaTGAAGCCCAGCAGTGTTAGTGGGTCTCTATGTACACAGGCGGACATCACCATGGTGCACTCTAATGCAAATAACATTTTCTCCACGTCCTGTTTGAGCTCGGTGTGCCTGAGGGGCTGCTAATGACTAAATTGAACTTCAAATGAGagaatgaaatgatttttttttttttttatttctctgacgTGTAGAGAAACTTAGGCTGATCATGTAACTTTGATGAGAGGGATATTGCATTACACTGGtgattaataaataatacattgaGGCTGAGGCTTACCTCAACCTGTGCACTTACTGTGACAGTAAGACAAACTCACCAGGTTGTACACCCTGAAAATCCTCATTTAAAAAATCGCCTATACCTAAAAGTGCTTGTGCTGTATTTATTCAATGTGATATATGAAAACAGCTCTTTGTATTTGCTCTCTCCTAAATTGTTAGTATTTTTGTGGTATTATTTAGATTTCTTATTCTTAGGTTATAACTCATTATTGACATAGTATAATCCAACATAGTATAATCCAACATTTATCATTGGATTTACTCATGCAGTAACCATAAAATAATCTTGCATTACTACATACAGTGCCTTTAGCATATTCCAACCACTGGGGGGCGCTGTGGCATTACAAGTAgtcttttttctgtcactgtcactgctgtcGTTGGTTTTGATGACTTTGAAACATGGCTGCACGCAGAATGTCAACATAGCCCCGCAAGTCTGCAATGTTCATTATTTACTCGTCTTTCTCATCCATTTACTCAGCGCGGTGTCGGTGGTAAAGTCGCCCGGACATGTCAGACGCCGAGGCcgggaaggggagggaggctcCCGGGGAGAAGGGCTACAAGACACCGGGGCTGCGGGGTGCCCGAACCACTACGCTCTTCAGAGCCGTGAACCCCGAGCTCTTCATCAGACCAGTGAGGCTGAGTCAATATAGTTTTATAGGcctgttttctttagtttttattatttatcatttttattatttaatgtaattttttgatttaattttatttaattttgtatgtttcatttcattgtattattattattattattattattattattattattattttcaaattcagtttaCTCTTAATTATGCTTTCCAGAGTGGGTTGGCatgctacagttttttttttttttttttggttgttagtTTGGATATCAGTTTTTGTTCATATTATCCTGGAACACAAACATCCTATGCAGATGTGACAGTCTCAGTAAACACCAGCACCAGCGCCTTCTGCTTGATCTT
The genomic region above belongs to Myripristis murdjan chromosome 24, fMyrMur1.1, whole genome shotgun sequence and contains:
- the gjb7 gene encoding gap junction beta-7 protein; translation: MNWGFLESVLSGVNKYSTVIGRVWLSILFIFRILVYVAAAEQVWKDEEKEFVCNTKQPGCENACFNHFFPISQVRLWALQLIMVSTPSLLVALHVAYREYREAKHGRKLYEDRGRIDGGLLCTYIVSLLFKTTFEVGSLLAFYFLYSGFDVPILLQCSLEPCPNTVDCYIAKATEKKVFLYIMGCTSILCIALNFAEMLYIVWKQCWKCFSKRYVPVEGRAYCHCHPPVSTVNKAATHQLAQCKEASPQQQPSTNKNQPDLS